A single Proteiniborus sp. DW1 DNA region contains:
- a CDS encoding cyclic lactone autoinducer peptide, translating into MKAKGRLLSGVASVAMAFANLGLNINCIGLLYQPKCPRR; encoded by the coding sequence ATGAAAGCAAAGGGTAGATTATTAAGTGGTGTAGCATCAGTAGCTATGGCTTTTGCAAACTTAGGATTAAACATTAACTGCATAGGGCTACTATATCAGCCTAAATGTCCAAGAAGATAA
- a CDS encoding sensor histidine kinase gives MDIIANLITNIIDVNLLFYYLIVAFRGEKNKNTSIFFWLSVIVLFNTLVNNFLGLANIAGFILILTSMSFIFKLIFNEEFLSIFIALLIGMIFMFTLELVTANLIIYIFKLTPLLVLELNIYKILAIIISKGSFFLITHCWISKTSFFSYFQYEGSRPIAFIFLFNSIIIYMAFILYRYIKISSYIDYIVFFTLTMCVILFSWLIYIFTKKMVKQEQQEEFMKIKIKEYENQNFYIKNMEDVLQNIRAQRHDFNNHVSTLYGLIYLNKFEEAKKYILGLAEDVSIANKIVDVGHPVLTALINMKRDKILRENIKMNLEAQLPKNLIFEYVDLSIIIGNLLDNAIEACMNPNIDSPFIELVIKVKSDYLVIETLNSKSNAVSIGADFLEDRFTTKEDKENHGFGLKNIKRIVGQYNGLLKIENKENTFAVHIALPLECCKADNDKPPDK, from the coding sequence ATGGATATTATCGCCAATCTTATAACAAACATAATTGATGTGAATTTGCTGTTTTATTATCTAATAGTCGCCTTTAGAGGAGAAAAAAACAAAAATACGTCTATCTTTTTTTGGCTTTCTGTAATTGTATTATTTAATACTCTTGTTAATAATTTTTTGGGACTAGCTAATATTGCAGGATTTATATTGATTTTAACTTCAATGAGTTTTATTTTTAAACTGATTTTTAATGAAGAATTCTTAAGTATTTTTATTGCTTTACTTATAGGCATGATATTCATGTTTACATTAGAATTAGTCACGGCTAATCTAATAATTTATATTTTTAAACTGACCCCATTATTAGTTTTAGAGTTGAATATATATAAAATATTAGCTATTATTATATCCAAAGGTAGCTTTTTCCTTATTACACATTGCTGGATTAGTAAAACTTCTTTTTTCTCGTATTTTCAGTATGAAGGAAGTCGGCCAATAGCTTTTATATTTTTATTTAATTCAATTATTATTTATATGGCATTTATACTTTATAGGTACATAAAGATTAGCTCTTATATAGATTATATTGTTTTCTTTACACTTACAATGTGCGTTATTTTGTTTAGCTGGCTAATCTATATATTTACAAAAAAGATGGTAAAGCAAGAGCAACAAGAAGAGTTTATGAAGATAAAAATTAAGGAATATGAAAATCAGAATTTTTATATCAAGAATATGGAAGATGTTTTGCAAAACATTCGTGCACAAAGACATGACTTTAATAATCATGTAAGTACATTATATGGGTTAATTTATCTTAATAAATTTGAGGAAGCGAAAAAATATATTTTAGGATTAGCAGAAGATGTTTCCATCGCTAATAAAATTGTTGATGTTGGTCATCCTGTGCTTACAGCACTAATAAATATGAAAAGAGACAAGATACTAAGAGAAAATATAAAAATGAACTTAGAGGCTCAACTGCCTAAAAATCTTATTTTTGAATATGTAGACTTATCAATAATTATAGGTAATCTTTTAGATAATGCAATTGAGGCATGTATGAATCCCAATATAGATAGCCCATTTATTGAGCTAGTGATTAAAGTAAAAAGTGACTATTTGGTTATTGAAACATTAAATTCTAAGTCAAATGCAGTAAGCATAGGAGCAGATTTTCTAGAGGATAGATTTACAACTAAAGAGGACAAAGAAAACCATGGTTTTGGATTGAAAAATATAAAAAGAATTGTAGGGCAATACAATGGGCTTTTAAAGATAGAAAATAAAGAAAACACTTTTGCTGTTCACATAGCTTTACCTCTAGAATGTTGTAAAGCAGATAACGATAAACCACCAGATAAATAA
- a CDS encoding accessory gene regulator B family protein yields the protein MINQIACYIVNKMKNYDVANEENIDLYIYGLEILIITIIKYLGIFIISFLLGVVKEALVFVLAFSMLRNQAGGVHLDSFWQCFIITNVITFSCIFLSKALPINHTAIYQIIMLIVSIVLVLIFAPVDTENKPLNELEKKLYKRRSIYVILILSIITIGLSLVYDSFIAYGNIVSLGFLCEGITLTPLIKRKTGGELNESKG from the coding sequence ATGATTAATCAAATAGCTTGTTATATTGTTAATAAGATGAAAAATTATGATGTAGCAAATGAGGAAAATATAGACTTATATATTTATGGATTAGAAATATTAATAATCACAATTATTAAATATTTAGGGATATTTATTATATCATTTTTATTAGGAGTTGTAAAAGAGGCCCTTGTTTTTGTTCTAGCTTTTAGCATGTTGAGGAACCAGGCTGGAGGAGTGCATTTAGATTCTTTTTGGCAATGCTTTATCATTACAAATGTCATAACTTTTTCTTGTATATTTCTTTCTAAAGCTCTACCTATTAATCACACAGCGATATATCAAATAATTATGTTAATCGTATCTATTGTATTAGTTCTAATCTTTGCCCCTGTTGATACAGAGAATAAACCGCTTAATGAGCTTGAAAAGAAGCTATATAAGAGAAGAAGCATATATGTAATACTTATATTAAGTATAATCACCATTGGCTTAAGCTTAGTTTACGATTCTTTTATTGCTTATGGCAATATTGTGTCATTAGGATTTCTATGTGAGGGAATCACATTGACACCTTTAATAAAAAGAAAAACAGGAGGTGAATTAAATGAAAGCAAAGGGTAG
- a CDS encoding alpha-L-fucosidase, translating to MDLVKERNKRTAWFLKDRFGMFIHWGLYSIPARGEWVMTNEKMSKEEYMQYFEEFDPIFYDPKYWAKVAKNSGMKYAVMTAKHHDGFCLFDSKLTDYKSTNTKARRDLIKEYVDAFRTEGLKVGLYYSIIDWHHDDFPHYGDRHHPMRDNEKYKDVKHNFERYLEYMHGQVRELCTNYGKIDILWFDFSYDDMTGEKWKATKLINMVRELQPDVIIDNRLEASGENSGSIMTNNPNFYAGDFASPEQIIPPEGIVDENGNPVPWEACITMNNHWGYSSEDKNFKSPKMIIRKLVECVSKNGNLLLNIGPNAKGEIPEESLRILEAIDKWMKQNGNSIYNCGKSMLPKPEWGYFTQNQNKLYAHIFDGSIGPLGIQGLNGKVKKARLLSDGSELKLIKPWNTMDYNDYIFINFGKPEHLTHPLPDDIDTVVEFELL from the coding sequence ATGGACCTAGTAAAAGAAAGAAATAAAAGAACAGCTTGGTTTCTTAAAGATAGGTTTGGAATGTTTATTCACTGGGGACTTTACTCAATCCCAGCACGGGGAGAATGGGTCATGACTAATGAAAAAATGTCAAAGGAAGAATATATGCAATATTTCGAAGAATTTGACCCAATATTCTACGATCCTAAGTACTGGGCTAAAGTCGCAAAAAACTCTGGAATGAAATATGCTGTCATGACAGCCAAACACCATGATGGTTTTTGCCTGTTTGATAGTAAGCTTACAGATTATAAATCTACTAATACTAAAGCTAGAAGAGACTTAATAAAAGAATATGTAGATGCTTTTAGAACAGAAGGCCTTAAAGTTGGCTTATATTATTCTATTATAGATTGGCACCATGATGACTTCCCTCATTATGGAGATAGACACCATCCTATGAGAGACAACGAGAAGTACAAAGACGTAAAACATAACTTTGAAAGGTATCTAGAATACATGCATGGACAAGTTCGAGAGCTTTGCACCAACTACGGTAAAATAGACATACTTTGGTTCGACTTCTCCTATGATGATATGACTGGCGAGAAGTGGAAAGCTACCAAACTAATAAATATGGTGAGAGAATTACAACCTGACGTCATAATAGATAATAGATTAGAAGCAAGTGGCGAAAACTCAGGAAGTATCATGACCAATAATCCTAATTTTTACGCTGGAGACTTTGCATCACCTGAACAAATAATACCTCCAGAAGGAATAGTAGATGAAAATGGAAATCCAGTTCCTTGGGAAGCTTGTATTACTATGAACAATCATTGGGGGTACTCATCAGAAGATAAGAATTTTAAATCTCCTAAGATGATTATTAGAAAGCTGGTAGAATGTGTTAGTAAAAACGGAAACCTACTATTAAATATTGGGCCTAATGCAAAGGGTGAAATTCCTGAGGAATCTCTGCGCATCTTAGAAGCTATAGATAAATGGATGAAGCAAAATGGAAACAGTATATATAATTGTGGAAAATCAATGCTACCAAAACCTGAATGGGGTTATTTCACCCAAAACCAAAATAAGCTCTATGCCCATATATTTGATGGTAGTATAGGACCTTTAGGCATTCAAGGACTAAATGGTAAGGTTAAAAAAGCCAGATTGCTTTCTGACGGTTCTGAATTAAAGTTAATTAAACCTTGGAATACTATGGATTACAATGATTATATCTTTATAAATTTTGGTAAGCCTGAACATCTTACTCATCCTCTACCAGATGATATAGATACTGTTGTAGAATTTGAATTATTATAA
- a CDS encoding DUF5050 domain-containing protein has protein sequence MKKILIKQKGIILILALLLYKSIFSFYEIQSVYYLPSHEDREIYEAYICYLNGNLTEEKEKFILVEKEKIESVKSQYNYISIDLYDYRLSEEEYIEKYHEIQEYLKRDRAFQEVWSKYKYVMLNPSNRYFIPYDIPSLSVDRLDYLLVMVIIVLTVNFFFTERDTNMLVYIKSSKKGRGSTATTKWGIMMALSIIVVLLISGVEYIITIFYMDTVYLNYPLQSLEFYANSPYSLTMGQVWGSIIALRCIGLASFCSIVIVLGEITRSKILTLFIPTATMFLQGVIGTDKSLAYRIPFLTGLIKGTGYFRGNATVTMLKGTAIEETVKVFSNIPKDYLIKMIILALICIISSLGTVVLSYKNKQHKKKIVYSLLLILFLLSGCNTVQNDNVYTHNLNISKNFLLVQNENYYILGEDTNAVRIDKKSGEKEKLIRNSFYECTDPSVISRNYLQGENYYYYTYNKNARVINQINLESLTEKNIFTTNTEDKYYFLNLYLKYVDFKNIEKIWSFFIADDDLFLVMYDGRVVKVDIKSNKKEVVIDEGMFRYNISFDGNYIYYINSNLELKRYNIHTKESTVIIDKRVTRLYLMPDGILCADKNALYSVNKDGTSLKRIINASVNELSSDEKYIYYTERNSNNLYRISKDGGKGEIISDENILDFEVLTNSNYIYCRINGSYEPRYELLNKE, from the coding sequence TTGAAAAAAATACTGATAAAGCAGAAGGGGATTATTTTGATTTTAGCTTTATTGCTATATAAGAGCATCTTTTCCTTTTACGAAATTCAAAGTGTTTATTACTTACCTTCTCATGAAGATAGAGAAATATATGAAGCATATATTTGTTACCTGAATGGGAATTTGACAGAGGAAAAAGAAAAATTTATTTTGGTTGAAAAAGAAAAAATAGAATCAGTAAAAAGCCAATATAACTACATAAGTATTGATTTATATGATTACAGGTTAAGTGAAGAAGAATATATAGAAAAATATCATGAAATACAAGAATATCTAAAAAGAGACAGAGCCTTTCAAGAAGTATGGTCAAAATATAAGTATGTTATGCTAAATCCTAGCAACCGTTATTTTATTCCCTATGATATACCATCCTTATCTGTTGATAGATTAGATTACTTACTTGTTATGGTAATTATTGTGCTAACAGTTAATTTTTTTTTCACAGAAAGAGATACAAACATGCTGGTTTATATCAAAAGTAGTAAAAAGGGTAGAGGCTCGACTGCTACTACAAAGTGGGGAATAATGATGGCATTGTCTATTATAGTTGTATTGCTAATAAGTGGAGTCGAATATATCATTACTATTTTTTATATGGACACAGTATATCTAAATTATCCTTTACAAAGTCTAGAATTCTATGCAAATTCTCCCTACAGTCTGACAATGGGACAGGTTTGGGGTTCTATTATTGCTTTAAGGTGTATTGGGCTTGCTAGTTTTTGTAGTATAGTTATTGTTTTAGGAGAGATAACGAGAAGTAAGATACTAACACTTTTTATTCCGACAGCTACCATGTTTTTACAAGGGGTTATTGGAACTGATAAAAGTCTAGCTTACCGCATACCTTTTCTTACAGGATTAATTAAAGGAACAGGATATTTTCGTGGCAATGCTACAGTTACTATGCTCAAAGGTACTGCTATAGAAGAAACTGTAAAAGTATTTAGCAATATACCAAAGGATTATCTTATCAAAATGATTATTTTAGCATTAATATGCATTATAAGTTCTTTAGGCACAGTTGTTTTATCCTATAAAAATAAGCAGCATAAAAAGAAAATAGTTTATAGTTTGTTACTTATCTTATTCTTGTTAAGTGGTTGCAATACTGTGCAAAATGATAATGTATATACCCATAACTTGAATATATCTAAAAATTTTTTACTGGTGCAAAATGAGAATTATTATATATTAGGCGAGGATACAAATGCTGTAAGAATTGACAAAAAATCGGGAGAAAAAGAAAAACTTATTAGAAACTCTTTTTATGAGTGTACAGATCCAAGCGTTATTAGCAGAAACTATCTTCAAGGAGAGAACTATTATTATTATACTTATAATAAAAATGCAAGAGTAATTAATCAAATTAATTTAGAAAGTTTAACGGAAAAAAATATCTTTACTACTAATACTGAAGATAAATATTATTTTCTAAATCTATATCTTAAATATGTGGATTTTAAGAACATAGAGAAGATTTGGAGCTTTTTTATAGCAGATGATGATTTATTTCTAGTAATGTATGATGGTAGGGTTGTAAAGGTTGATATAAAATCAAATAAAAAGGAAGTTGTTATAGATGAGGGGATGTTTAGATATAATATATCTTTTGACGGAAACTACATTTATTATATCAACAGCAACCTTGAGCTGAAGAGATATAATATACACACAAAAGAGAGTACTGTTATAATAGACAAAAGGGTAACAAGACTATATTTGATGCCTGATGGAATTTTATGTGCAGATAAAAATGCACTTTATTCAGTGAATAAGGATGGAACTTCCTTGAAAAGGATTATAAATGCAAGTGTAAATGAGTTATCCAGTGATGAAAAATACATATATTACACAGAAAGAAACAGTAACAATTTGTATCGTATATCTAAAGATGGAGGAAAAGGGGAAATTATATCAGATGAAAATATATTAGACTTTGAAGTTTTAACAAATAGTAATTACATATATTGTCGTATAAATGGAAGCTATGAACCAAGATATGAGTTGCTCAACAAAGAATAG
- a CDS encoding M28 family peptidase: MRTNRKLTFMISTVLIVSLFLTGCATFGKVNNSELIQNTAFENIREKDLDSKNIMKIIEELTSEKYKGRLAGTKGNELATHYIANYFKKIKLDYPGVLDTYLQHFDHNVRFTYSAPKLQILNEKGEVEKDFEYIKEFSVNTGVPSLSIKGELKGKGIVVDNTENIMKDIESYDGKVLLVPRNILASEGNRKLINKVLSGNSKIGGMIIEVDIDNPNHMYGSFVVGPNAQPTAKFEEGQPLLFNCNVTVFNELVKASNAGLEISMKADYAIENVTSANVIGYIEGKDKVLKEEFIIIGAHFDHAGDNKNGTYNPGALDNASGTAVMMEIARILKEGNYKPKKSILFIAFNGEEEGIYGSYHYVNNPIYPLNKDRTVMINLDMVGSKTEMPLTLLSFDSTNIKLREEFYRYSKALKIDCVQDAGQGSDHYPFGTKGIDVLCLINMDLKNGYHTPEDTIDKVDEKRITEITKLVLYYIDKNAF, from the coding sequence GTGAGGACTAATAGAAAACTAACTTTTATGATTAGTACTGTACTTATTGTTTCTTTATTTTTAACTGGATGCGCTACATTTGGCAAAGTCAATAATAGTGAACTAATCCAGAATACTGCTTTTGAGAATATTAGAGAAAAAGATTTAGATTCTAAAAATATTATGAAAATAATTGAAGAATTGACCTCAGAAAAATATAAAGGAAGACTTGCAGGAACTAAAGGAAATGAGCTTGCTACCCATTACATTGCCAACTATTTTAAAAAAATCAAGCTTGATTACCCAGGTGTTTTAGACACATACCTACAGCATTTTGACCATAATGTTAGATTTACGTATAGTGCTCCAAAGCTACAAATATTAAATGAAAAAGGTGAAGTTGAAAAAGACTTTGAATATATAAAAGAGTTTTCTGTAAATACAGGAGTTCCTTCATTGAGCATTAAAGGTGAGTTAAAGGGAAAAGGTATAGTTGTAGATAATACAGAAAATATCATGAAGGATATTGAATCTTATGATGGGAAGGTACTTCTTGTACCAAGAAATATTTTAGCTAGTGAGGGAAATAGAAAACTAATTAACAAGGTACTATCAGGAAACAGTAAAATTGGTGGAATGATTATAGAAGTTGATATCGATAATCCTAATCATATGTATGGTAGTTTTGTGGTGGGACCTAACGCCCAACCAACAGCCAAGTTTGAAGAAGGGCAACCCTTGCTCTTTAACTGCAATGTGACAGTGTTTAACGAGTTAGTTAAAGCTTCTAATGCTGGGTTAGAGATAAGTATGAAGGCGGACTATGCAATAGAAAATGTAACTTCTGCAAATGTAATAGGATATATAGAAGGGAAAGATAAGGTTCTTAAAGAAGAGTTTATTATTATAGGGGCCCATTTTGACCATGCAGGAGATAACAAAAATGGTACATATAATCCAGGAGCATTAGACAATGCTTCAGGTACAGCTGTAATGATGGAAATAGCCAGGATTCTAAAAGAAGGAAATTACAAACCTAAAAAATCGATTTTATTTATTGCATTTAATGGAGAAGAAGAGGGTATATATGGCTCTTACCATTATGTCAATAACCCGATATATCCACTGAACAAAGATAGGACAGTTATGATTAATTTAGATATGGTAGGCTCAAAAACAGAAATGCCTCTTACACTACTGAGCTTTGATAGTACTAATATAAAGCTGAGAGAAGAATTTTATAGGTATTCAAAGGCGTTAAAAATAGATTGTGTCCAAGATGCAGGACAGGGAAGTGATCATTATCCTTTTGGAACAAAGGGAATAGACGTTTTATGCTTAATCAATATGGATTTGAAAAATGGATATCATACTCCTGAGGATACAATAGATAAGGTAGATGAAAAGCGAATTACTGAAATAACTAAGCTTGTACTATATTATATTGATAAAAATGCTTTTTAA
- a CDS encoding hemerythrin domain-containing protein — translation MNTIQILVNEHDNIKKVLKVIRKICVAIVEGKEIPHDDLVSIIDFIRNYADKYHHGKEEDMLFKDMESELTDKIGNGPVQGMLIEHDWGRGFVRDLEVALKAYKEGSNDVKVDVIANAMGYANLLEKHIFKEDNMLFKYAERNLKKETMNKLDRQFKEYEENNEHIQTKEKYIRLVEELEKKYM, via the coding sequence ATGAACACAATACAAATATTAGTAAATGAACATGATAATATTAAGAAAGTACTTAAAGTAATTAGAAAAATATGTGTAGCTATTGTAGAGGGAAAAGAAATTCCACATGATGATTTAGTTTCTATAATTGATTTTATAAGAAATTATGCAGATAAGTACCACCATGGAAAAGAAGAGGATATGTTGTTTAAAGATATGGAATCTGAGCTAACTGATAAAATAGGTAATGGGCCAGTCCAAGGGATGCTTATCGAGCATGATTGGGGAAGAGGCTTTGTTAGAGACCTAGAGGTTGCTTTAAAAGCATATAAAGAAGGCAGCAATGATGTTAAGGTTGATGTAATTGCAAATGCTATGGGTTATGCAAATCTACTAGAAAAACATATATTTAAAGAAGATAATATGCTTTTTAAATACGCAGAGAGAAATCTAAAGAAAGAAACTATGAATAAGCTAGATAGACAATTTAAAGAATATGAAGAAAATAATGAACATATTCAAACTAAGGAAAAGTATATTAGATTAGTAGAAGAACTAGAGAAAAAGTACATGTAA
- a CDS encoding MATE family efflux transporter produces MQLVLKDKKFYKSLANIAIPITLQNLVMSSINMLDTLMITRLGDANIAAAGLANQVFFFFSLILFGVNSGSSIFIAQFWGKKDIKNIRRILGLAIIICGIVSIIFTIGALFIPETLMHIFTHEQDVVELGVKYLKIIGFSYLITSISFAFNTALRSIGQAKIPMFISIVSLLVNATFNYLLIFGKFGFPKMGIEGAALATVLARIVELVSVLYITYHSKNALAAKINELVDVSKDFVVKYFKTAAPVIINEFFWSLGTVMYSVAYARMGKEATSAVQISNTVQNIFLVLSRGLSSACAVMIGNEIGAGNKEKSISYARTFIIIGPLLGIVLGVILFVSTPAIMTLFGNVSAEVYDYTTKMLIVISLSLSIKIVNGLLIVGIFRSGGDTRFSMFLEMGSVWLVGVPLSFLGALVLKIPVYWVVALVTLEEVVKAAIGIPRLLSNKWVRNVVEHM; encoded by the coding sequence ATGCAACTTGTACTTAAAGACAAAAAATTTTATAAATCCTTAGCTAATATTGCGATTCCTATTACATTACAAAATCTTGTCATGTCTTCTATTAACATGCTAGATACATTGATGATAACAAGACTTGGTGATGCTAATATAGCAGCTGCTGGTCTAGCAAATCAAGTTTTTTTCTTTTTTTCACTAATATTGTTTGGGGTAAATAGTGGATCATCAATTTTTATAGCTCAATTCTGGGGGAAAAAAGATATTAAAAATATAAGAAGAATCCTTGGATTAGCAATAATAATATGTGGAATTGTGAGTATTATCTTTACAATAGGTGCTCTTTTTATTCCAGAGACTCTTATGCATATATTTACTCATGAACAGGATGTAGTGGAATTAGGAGTAAAATATCTAAAAATTATAGGATTCAGTTACTTAATAACATCTATAAGCTTTGCATTTAATACAGCCCTAAGAAGTATTGGACAGGCTAAAATTCCTATGTTTATAAGTATAGTTTCTTTATTAGTAAATGCTACATTTAACTATTTGCTTATATTTGGTAAGTTTGGCTTTCCTAAGATGGGAATAGAAGGAGCAGCACTTGCTACTGTGTTGGCTAGGATTGTTGAATTAGTTTCAGTTTTATATATAACTTACCATAGCAAGAATGCTTTAGCTGCAAAGATAAATGAGCTAGTAGATGTATCTAAAGACTTTGTAGTGAAGTATTTTAAGACTGCAGCTCCTGTTATAATAAATGAGTTTTTCTGGTCATTAGGAACTGTAATGTATTCAGTAGCCTATGCAAGAATGGGAAAGGAAGCAACATCTGCTGTTCAGATATCTAATACTGTTCAAAATATATTCTTAGTATTATCTAGAGGATTGTCAAGTGCATGTGCTGTTATGATTGGTAATGAAATTGGAGCAGGAAATAAAGAAAAATCAATATCATATGCTAGGACTTTTATTATAATCGGGCCATTACTAGGGATAGTTTTAGGAGTTATATTATTCGTTTCAACTCCAGCCATTATGACCTTGTTTGGCAATGTTTCAGCAGAAGTTTATGACTATACAACTAAGATGCTCATAGTTATTTCTCTTTCATTGAGTATAAAGATAGTGAATGGTTTATTAATAGTTGGTATTTTTAGAAGTGGTGGAGATACTAGGTTTTCTATGTTCCTAGAGATGGGTTCAGTGTGGCTTGTAGGAGTGCCATTATCATTTTTAGGTGCCTTAGTTTTGAAAATTCCGGTTTATTGGGTAGTGGCTTTAGTTACTCTAGAAGAGGTTGTTAAGGCAGCCATTGGAATACCTAGATTGCTTTCAAATAAATGGGTTAGAAATGTTGTTGAACATATGTAG
- a CDS encoding metallophosphoesterase, translated as MDILNRVTKVYHTSKEISFDDSSRIILMSDCHRGDGSWADDFSKNENIYSAALNYYFENGYTYIELGDGDELWENRNFDRIVEAHIDVFKVLSNFHKEDRLYFIYGNHDIVKRNEKFVMKNLYKYFDELENIYKPLFPNIKVYEGLVLKYKVTNDKILLTHGHQVDFLNYDLWRLARFLVRYLWRPLELFGANGLMRTAKNHKKKDLVAKRLSEWVVKEKHMLITGHNHRPMYPRLNEPPYFNSGSCVHPNCITGIEIADGKIMLIKWCTKTKDDGTLFIRRDILAGPRKIKELFN; from the coding sequence ATGGATATTTTAAATCGTGTAACAAAAGTTTATCACACATCTAAGGAAATTAGCTTTGATGATTCTTCAAGGATAATTTTGATGAGTGATTGTCATAGAGGAGACGGAAGCTGGGCAGATGATTTTTCAAAAAATGAAAACATTTATTCTGCAGCTCTTAACTATTATTTCGAAAATGGATATACCTATATAGAGCTAGGGGATGGAGATGAACTTTGGGAAAATAGAAACTTTGATAGAATTGTTGAAGCTCATATTGATGTATTTAAAGTTCTATCTAATTTCCATAAAGAAGATAGATTATACTTCATTTATGGGAACCATGACATAGTAAAAAGAAACGAAAAGTTTGTGATGAAAAATCTATATAAATACTTTGATGAACTCGAGAATATATACAAACCCTTATTCCCTAATATCAAAGTTTACGAAGGCTTAGTGCTTAAGTATAAAGTCACAAATGATAAAATACTATTAACTCATGGCCATCAAGTAGATTTTCTAAACTATGATTTATGGAGATTAGCTAGATTTTTAGTTAGATATCTGTGGAGGCCTCTAGAATTGTTTGGGGCAAATGGTCTTATGAGAACAGCCAAAAACCATAAAAAAAAGGATTTAGTAGCAAAAAGACTTAGTGAGTGGGTAGTGAAGGAAAAACACATGCTTATTACAGGCCATAATCATAGACCTATGTATCCAAGGTTAAATGAGCCTCCATACTTTAACAGTGGAAGCTGTGTCCATCCTAACTGTATAACCGGTATTGAAATAGCAGACGGGAAGATCATGCTTATAAAATGGTGTACCAAGACAAAAGATGATGGCACTTTGTTTATTAGAAGAGATATCCTAGCAGGACCAAGGAAAATAAAAGAACTCTTTAATTAA
- a CDS encoding LytTR family DNA-binding domain-containing protein: protein MKLNIAICDDDKAHVGIIKDYINKTNISYDTQIFEAYSGEEMLELIKNTHIDIIFLDIEMKELNGIETGKKIRETNEDTIIIFLTGYKDYALEAFQIESYQYIIKPITYEKFNILMQKILTRLKEINAYKNINNSFIFKAKDGIVRLKYKWIYYFEGQGKRVYVSSEVGNYDFIGTLKSVEISLNKNMFLRCHRGFIINTERLLNVKDNQIMLFDVEQLIPIGRKYKKDVLNVLEKKLFECNR from the coding sequence ATGAAGTTAAATATTGCAATCTGTGATGATGATAAAGCTCACGTAGGTATTATTAAAGATTATATAAATAAAACTAATATTAGTTATGATACTCAAATATTCGAAGCTTATAGTGGTGAAGAGATGCTAGAATTAATAAAGAATACACATATAGATATAATTTTCTTAGATATTGAAATGAAGGAATTAAATGGTATAGAAACAGGCAAAAAAATTAGAGAAACTAATGAAGACACAATAATTATATTTTTGACAGGATATAAGGATTACGCACTAGAAGCTTTTCAAATAGAAAGTTATCAGTACATAATAAAACCTATCACATATGAAAAGTTCAACATCTTAATGCAAAAAATTCTTACACGATTAAAAGAGATAAATGCCTATAAAAATATAAATAATTCTTTTATTTTTAAAGCAAAAGATGGTATAGTGAGATTAAAGTACAAATGGATTTATTACTTTGAAGGACAAGGAAAGAGGGTCTATGTTTCATCTGAAGTGGGTAACTATGATTTTATAGGTACTTTAAAATCAGTTGAGATATCTCTGAACAAAAATATGTTTTTGCGTTGTCATCGAGGGTTTATCATAAATACCGAGAGGTTATTAAATGTTAAAGATAATCAAATCATGTTATTTGATGTGGAGCAACTTATTCCTATTGGTAGAAAGTACAAAAAAGATGTATTAAATGTATTAGAAAAGAAATTATTTGAATGTAATAGGTGA